ATAAGCTGTGGTATACTTTTGTCCTTACCATAGCCTGAATCTATAAGATGAATCATGCGTGGAACTATAACAGCTGGAGATACAGCGGCTAGAACACTTCCCATGATAGCGGCCTCTATATAGGAGATATTAAAAAATATAGGAGCAAGAAGCGTAACAGCAGTTATTTCAAACAAAGCTGGGACAAAGCACATAAGTATCGCAGGTCTTCCTACTTTTTTCAAATCCTTTATGTCGATATTAAGTCCAGCCCTAGTTAATATAATGATAAGAGCTATTTCTCTTAAATCTGAAGATATATCCAAAATATCGGGAGAAATAAGGTTAAGAGCGTAAGGGCCGAGGATAATCCCAGTGAGGATCATGCCCAAAAGCCCAGGAAGTCTTAACCTGTTAAATATTCCGCTTAATGAAAAGCCTAAAATTAAAATCAGTGATAAACTAAACAGCATAGTATTTCCTCTTTTCTATATTAATTTTTTGTATTCACATTAAAAAAGAGCAGACAAATTCTGTGAATACTCACAGAAGTCATCAGCTCTAGAAAAAGCGGTTTTAGCAAATACTGCTAGGGGAGAACTTCATTCCCATAAATATAATATCATCATAAGGCAGTAATAATCAACATATATCTAGCGGAGAAACCACAATTAATACGAAGTGATTGAAGAATCAGCTATAAAGCAATTTTACTTTACAAATAGAGCAAACTTGTTTATAATATCATGAGTAGATAACTATTATCTACTGAAAATTTGTCTATAGGATTTGCTGTGCTAGATGGGGAGTTAGCGGTGCCTTGTAACCTGCAATCCGCTTCAGCAGGGTCGAATTCCTGCCAGAGTATGAGCATTTGTAAAGCTGGAAAGAGTAAGTGGTGTTGAGACCTGGGTCTCGCGCAACGGAAGACTGTGAACCCCGTCAGGTCCGGAAGGAAGCAGCGGTAAGCGGACCCTTTTGTGTGCCGCGAGGGTGCCTAGATTGAGCTAACTGCTTTGATACCGTTTATGATACTCACACGAAGGCAGGTGCACAGCTTTAAATTTTCACATATTGGACTGTATGAATCCTCATACGGTCTATTTTTATATACAAAATCAATAAATCAAGCTGTAAATCTGATATAATATTTAAGTAAGCTAATATAGATTTAGGAATACTTTCAATTAGTGTACTGAAGGGACTGAAAAGCAAAAATCATGGAAAAAAACATGCATAAAGCTTTATATAGAATATATAGACCTACTAGCTTTATAGATATAGTAGGACAGGAACAAATAATCAGCATCCTCAAAAATCAAATAAGTGAAGGCTCTGTTTCTCATGCTTATTTATTTAGTGGAGGAAGAGGAACTGGAAAAACCTCTACAGCAAAAGTATTTGCAAAAGCAGTAAATTGCATAGACCCAGTAAATCAGGAGCCTTGCCACAAATGTAGCGTCTGCGTGCAAGGTGATATGGACATAATCGAAATAGATGCAGCCTCAAACAACAGCGTAGACAACATAAGAGAGCTAAGAGAAAATGTAGTTTACACTCCTTCATATGGAAAATACAAGGTCTACATAATAGATGAGGTGCATATGCTCTCTCAAGGGGCATTTAATGCTCTACTCAAAACTCTAGAAGAGCCTCCTTCTCACGTAATATTCATACTTGCAACCACAGAGCCTCAAAAAATTCCAGCAACTGTACTTTCAAGATGCCAGAGATTTGACTTCAAAAAAATAGACAAAAATCAAATAATAGCAAGAATGATAAAAATCCTAGATGAACTAGGTCTGACCTACGAAGAAGAAGCTATAGAGCTCATAGCCCAAAAAAGCGATGGCGGAATGAGAGATGCTCTTAGCCTTTTAGACCAAGCTATTGCATACAAAGAGCTGACATATCAAAATGTAGTTCATGTAATAGGAGAGCTAGATTACAGAGAGTTTCATGGATTTGTAAAAGGCATAAAAGAAAAAACTACAGTAACCTTACTTGAAAACCTTCAAAAAATAGAAGCTCAAGGTAAAGACCTAAAAGTATTTACAAGAGACTTCATATCATATACTAGAGATATGATGGTATGTAAATCAGGAGCTAGTCAGCTTCTTAGCCACTCAGGCGACGAAATTGAAGCTTTGGAAGAAAGTGCAGCTCTAGTAGATATGGATTTTATAATAAATCTAATAGAAACCCTGTCTGATTTAGAAGTAAAAATAAAGTACGCTACAAAACCTAAAATCCTAATAGAAGCTTGCTTTATAAGGCTTACAAAGCTAACACAGATGATATCAAGTAGCAGTGAAGCGGCAACTCTTCCCCAGATAGAGGAGCTAAGTAGAAAAATAGATGAGCTTGAGCTTAAAATCAGCAACCTAGAAAAAGGCGTTCAAAAGCCTAAAGAAAAAGTAATCCAGTATCAGGAAGAAAAAAAAGCCAAGGCGGCTATGCCCTATATTGACGATGTAAGACTACAGGCAAATATAGACGACAGCGAAAAACAAAAGCTCGAGGAAGTAAAAGCGAGAATGACACAGGTACACGAGGTCTTAAGAAAGCAGAAAAATGTCCACCTAAAGGCACTACTCATGGAGGGAGAACCTGTACGCTACGTAAATGACTGCATATACATAGGCTACGACGATAATTTTGCTTTTCATAAACAGACTATCGAAACTCAAATAAATGCTGACCATATATCCCAAGCTCTTACTAAAGTATTTGATAAGCCTTTAAAAGTAGCATTTATATTCAAAAGAGAAATGGGAAATATAAAAAAAGACGAGATAGATGAAGAAAAAAACATAATAGAGGAAATCAAGCAAGCATTTCCAGATGTACCTTTAGAAATACGAGAAAGAGAAGACTAAATATGATATAATAAATAGAATAAAAAGCTTAAAGGAGGAATTAATTTGGCTAGAAAAGGCGGATTTCCAGGCGGAGCAATGCCAGGAAATATGAATAATATGATGAAACAAGTACAAAAGATGCAAAAGGACATGGAAAAAATCCAAGCCGAGCTATCTGAAAAAGAGGTAGAGGCATCTGCTGGTGGCGGAGCTGTAACAGTAAAAGCCAATGGTAAAAAAGAAATTGTATCAATAACAATAAAGCAAGAGGTAGTTGATCCTGACGATGTAGAAATGCTAGAAGACCTAGTGCTTTCAGCGGTAAACGAAGCTCTTCGCTCAGCAGAAGAAATGATGAGCAGTGGCATGTCAAAAGTAACATCAGGACTTAATCTGCCTGGCATGTTTTAAGCAGGTGATATAGTGGATTATTACTCAGGACCCATCAGCAGACTGATTGAGGAATTTGCAAAGCTGCCTGGGGTAGGTAGAAAAACAGCGCAAAGACTAGCTTTTCACGTTATAAATATGGACAAAGACCAAGTAAAAGCACTGGCTCATGCTATAGTAGAAGCAAAAAACAACATAACCTACTGCTCTACCTGCTGTAACATAGCAGACAAAAATCCTTGCAGTATCTGTGATTCTCCTAATCGTACCTCTGATATCATTTGTGTGGTTGAAGATCCAAGAGACGTAGCCGCAATGGAGAGAACAAAAGAATTTCATGGAAAATATCACGTGCTTCACGGCACCATATCACCTATGGACTCTATTACTCCAGATATGCTAAAAATAAAGGAACTAGTAGGAAGAATGGCAAACCCAGAGCTAAAAGAAGTAATACTAGCAACGAATCCTACCATAGAGGGCGAAGCTACAGCTATGTATATAGCTAGACTTATAAAGCCATTTAACATAAAAGTTACTCGTATAGCACATGGACTCCCAGTAGGAGCTGACATAGAATACGCAGATGAAGTGACTATAACAAAAGCGTTAGAAGGAAGACGAGAGATTTTTTAATCAAAAAATTTTTGTTTAAGCAAAATAAAGTTCTTCAAAAAAGCAGGAGATAAGTTGGAAAAAACCAATAAATCTCCTGCTTTTTATTTCAGTTTATCTTATTCATCTTCTAATTCTATTGAAGTTAAGCTATTATTCTCATTGATTTAATTTTTTAGTATATTTTTTATAATAATTGATAGTTTTAAGTATTTCAAGACAGTGTTATAGATTTTGTAGCTATAAAATAATTATGAAGTCTTGTAATAAAAAGAGATAAGATTTTGTTGAGGAATACATAATATATATCTATGAAAATTGGTAGTTGATAAGTTTAAACTTAGTACTATGTTATGGTAAAATAAGTACATTATGGAGGAGGGATTGGTATTGGGATGGAGAAATAGACCTACATATATAGAAAAATGGCCGAAACACACTGATGTAATTATGTTTATTGATGAAAATGGTGAGTCATCTCTAAAAAATATTCAAAAGAAAATTAAAAAAGGTAGCAAAATTGATATTAATGAAAAGATATTTACTATTACAGGATGCGTAATAAATAAAAAAAATTTCCTAGAAGTAAGAGAAAATATTATTTCGCTTAAAGATAAATATTGGGATGAGGGCAAGTTTAATTATAATAATATAAAAATTAAAAGAGTATGTTTTCATTCGAATGAAGTAAGGGGAAGAAAAGGGCCTTTTAGTGATAAAGTAATAGATTATAATAATTTCATATGTGATCTTTCTGGATTTATGGAAAATCTACCGGCAACAATATTTTCATCCACAATAGACAAAGAAGAACATTGTAAAAAGTATATAACCCCTTTACATCCATACAATTTATGTTTAGATTTTGTACTGGAAAGGTTTGTTAAATATTACTTAAAACCTAATGAATATGGGGTTATTGTCTTAGAAGCAAGAGGTGCGGGGGAAGATAGATTTGTATTAAATCACATTAAAGAAGTTATTGATAAAGGTACTAGATGTGTAAATGACA
This is a stretch of genomic DNA from Acetoanaerobium sticklandii. It encodes these proteins:
- the dnaX gene encoding DNA polymerase III subunit gamma/tau is translated as MEKNMHKALYRIYRPTSFIDIVGQEQIISILKNQISEGSVSHAYLFSGGRGTGKTSTAKVFAKAVNCIDPVNQEPCHKCSVCVQGDMDIIEIDAASNNSVDNIRELRENVVYTPSYGKYKVYIIDEVHMLSQGAFNALLKTLEEPPSHVIFILATTEPQKIPATVLSRCQRFDFKKIDKNQIIARMIKILDELGLTYEEEAIELIAQKSDGGMRDALSLLDQAIAYKELTYQNVVHVIGELDYREFHGFVKGIKEKTTVTLLENLQKIEAQGKDLKVFTRDFISYTRDMMVCKSGASQLLSHSGDEIEALEESAALVDMDFIINLIETLSDLEVKIKYATKPKILIEACFIRLTKLTQMISSSSEAATLPQIEELSRKIDELELKISNLEKGVQKPKEKVIQYQEEKKAKAAMPYIDDVRLQANIDDSEKQKLEEVKARMTQVHEVLRKQKNVHLKALLMEGEPVRYVNDCIYIGYDDNFAFHKQTIETQINADHISQALTKVFDKPLKVAFIFKREMGNIKKDEIDEEKNIIEEIKQAFPDVPLEIRERED
- a CDS encoding YbaB/EbfC family nucleoid-associated protein, with the translated sequence MARKGGFPGGAMPGNMNNMMKQVQKMQKDMEKIQAELSEKEVEASAGGGAVTVKANGKKEIVSITIKQEVVDPDDVEMLEDLVLSAVNEALRSAEEMMSSGMSKVTSGLNLPGMF
- a CDS encoding DUF3800 domain-containing protein; this encodes MGWRNRPTYIEKWPKHTDVIMFIDENGESSLKNIQKKIKKGSKIDINEKIFTITGCVINKKNFLEVRENIISLKDKYWDEGKFNYNNIKIKRVCFHSNEVRGRKGPFSDKVIDYNNFICDLSGFMENLPATIFSSTIDKEEHCKKYITPLHPYNLCLDFVLERFVKYYLKPNEYGVIVLEARGAGEDRFVLNHIKEVIDKGTRCVNDSYFKKIKGVYFNPKWCKKHQEQLSYFGLECADLYSYPIHKHIKFNTKDKPFEILEKKIYGYPNYSGYGLKVFP
- the recR gene encoding recombination mediator RecR — encoded protein: MDYYSGPISRLIEEFAKLPGVGRKTAQRLAFHVINMDKDQVKALAHAIVEAKNNITYCSTCCNIADKNPCSICDSPNRTSDIICVVEDPRDVAAMERTKEFHGKYHVLHGTISPMDSITPDMLKIKELVGRMANPELKEVILATNPTIEGEATAMYIARLIKPFNIKVTRIAHGLPVGADIEYADEVTITKALEGRREIF